The proteins below come from a single Serratia fonticola genomic window:
- the uvrD gene encoding DNA helicase II, whose amino-acid sequence MDVSDLLDSMNDKQREAVAAPRSNLLVLAGAGSGKTRVLVHRIAWLLAVENCSPYSIMAVTFTNKAAAEMRHRIEHLIGTSQGGMWIGTFHGLAHRLLRAHHMDANLPQDFQILDSEDQLRLLKRIVRALNIDEKQWPPRQAMWYINGKKDDGLRPQHIESYGNPVEATWLRIYQAYQEACDRAGLVDFAELLLRAHELWLNKPHILNHYRERFTNILVDEFQDTNRIQYAWIHMLAGGKANVMIVGDDDQSIYGWRGAQVENIQRFLKDFPGAETVRLEQNYRSTSTILKAANTLIANNDGRMGKNLWTEGAEGEPISIYCAFNELDEARFVVNRIKAWQDNGGALNDCAILYRSNAQSRVLEEALLQTAMPYRIYGGMRFFERQEIKDALAYLRLIANRNDDAAFERVVNTPTRGIGDRTLDVVRQAARDRQLTLWQATRALLQDKVLAGRAASSLQRFLELVDSLAHETAEMPLHVQTDRVIRDSGLFIMYEQEKGEKGQARIENLEELVTATRQYSYQDEDQDLMPLQAFLSHAALEAGEGQADAYQDAVQLMTLHSAKGLEFRQVFIVGMEEGMFPSQMSLDEGGRLEEERRLAYVGLTRAMQKLTLTYAETRRLYGKEVYHRPSRFIGEIPEDCVEEVRLRASVSRSVSHRRMGTPISESDTGYKLGQRVRHAKFGEGTIVNLEGSGEHSRLQIAFQGEGIKWLVAAYAKLETV is encoded by the coding sequence ATGGACGTTTCCGACCTGCTCGACAGCATGAATGATAAACAACGTGAAGCCGTGGCTGCGCCACGCAGCAACCTGTTGGTGCTGGCCGGTGCAGGCAGCGGCAAGACCCGGGTGCTGGTGCATCGCATTGCCTGGCTACTGGCGGTAGAGAACTGCTCGCCGTACTCCATCATGGCGGTGACTTTCACCAACAAGGCGGCGGCAGAGATGCGCCACCGTATCGAACACCTGATTGGCACCAGCCAGGGCGGTATGTGGATCGGCACCTTCCACGGCTTGGCGCACCGCCTGCTGCGCGCTCATCATATGGACGCCAACCTGCCGCAGGACTTCCAGATCCTGGATAGTGAAGATCAACTGCGCCTGCTGAAACGCATCGTGCGGGCGCTGAACATTGACGAGAAGCAATGGCCGCCGCGCCAGGCGATGTGGTACATCAACGGCAAGAAAGATGATGGCCTACGCCCGCAGCATATCGAAAGCTATGGCAACCCGGTGGAAGCCACCTGGCTGCGGATCTATCAGGCTTATCAGGAGGCTTGCGATCGTGCAGGGCTGGTCGATTTTGCCGAATTGCTGTTGCGCGCCCATGAGCTGTGGCTGAACAAGCCGCATATCCTCAATCATTATCGTGAGCGCTTCACCAATATCCTGGTGGACGAATTCCAGGACACCAACCGCATCCAGTACGCCTGGATCCACATGCTGGCCGGGGGCAAGGCCAACGTGATGATCGTGGGGGATGATGACCAGTCGATCTACGGCTGGCGTGGTGCGCAGGTGGAAAACATCCAGCGTTTCCTGAAGGATTTCCCCGGTGCAGAAACGGTGCGTCTGGAGCAGAACTATCGCTCGACCAGCACCATCCTGAAGGCCGCCAACACCCTGATCGCCAATAACGACGGGCGCATGGGCAAAAACCTGTGGACCGAAGGGGCCGAAGGCGAGCCGATCTCGATTTACTGTGCGTTCAACGAGCTGGATGAAGCCCGCTTTGTGGTTAACCGCATCAAGGCCTGGCAGGACAACGGCGGCGCGCTGAACGACTGCGCCATCCTGTATCGCAGCAACGCCCAATCGCGCGTGCTGGAAGAGGCCTTGTTGCAAACTGCCATGCCATACCGCATTTACGGCGGCATGCGCTTCTTCGAACGCCAGGAGATCAAGGATGCTCTGGCCTATCTGCGACTGATCGCCAACCGTAACGATGATGCGGCCTTTGAGCGTGTCGTGAATACCCCAACGCGCGGCATTGGCGATCGCACCCTCGACGTAGTGCGCCAGGCGGCACGAGACCGTCAACTGACGCTGTGGCAGGCTACCCGTGCGCTGCTGCAAGATAAGGTGCTGGCGGGCCGTGCAGCGTCCTCCCTGCAGCGTTTTCTGGAGCTGGTGGACTCACTGGCCCACGAAACCGCCGAAATGCCGTTGCATGTGCAAACCGACCGGGTGATCCGCGATTCCGGGCTGTTTATCATGTATGAGCAGGAAAAGGGCGAGAAGGGCCAGGCGCGTATCGAAAACCTTGAGGAACTGGTCACGGCCACGCGCCAATACAGCTACCAGGATGAAGATCAGGATCTGATGCCGTTGCAGGCCTTCCTGTCCCATGCCGCGTTGGAAGCGGGGGAAGGGCAGGCAGATGCCTATCAGGACGCGGTGCAGCTGATGACCCTGCACTCGGCCAAAGGGTTGGAGTTCCGCCAGGTGTTTATCGTCGGTATGGAAGAGGGTATGTTCCCAAGCCAGATGTCGCTGGACGAAGGTGGCCGCCTGGAAGAGGAGCGCCGTCTGGCCTATGTTGGCCTGACCCGTGCAATGCAAAAATTGACGCTGACCTATGCGGAAACCCGCCGCCTGTATGGCAAAGAGGTGTATCACCGGCCATCACGCTTTATCGGTGAGATCCCGGAAGACTGTGTGGAAGAGGTGCGCCTGCGGGCCAGCGTCTCCCGCTCGGTAAGCCACCGCCGGATGGGGACGCCGATCAGTGAAAGCGACACTGGTTACAAGCTTGGGCAGCGCGTGCGCCATGCCAAGTTTGGCGAGGGCACCATCGTCAACCTGGAAGGCAGTGGGGAGCACAGCCGGTTGCAGATCGCGTTTCAGGGTGAAGGTATCAAGTGGCTGGTAGCAGCCTACGCCAAGCTGGAAACGGTATAA
- the yigB gene encoding 5-amino-6-(5-phospho-D-ribitylamino)uracil phosphatase YigB, producing the protein MHFYRPLRPLAALTFDLDDTLYDNRPVIKQTEHESVAFLQNYHPGLSHFQSADFHRLRQELREQDPEIYHDVTQWRWRAVHLALSRQGLRDAEASIGADAAMQNFALWRSRIDVPAATHATLRALGQRYPLVAITNGNADPAQCGLEQYFQFVLRSGPDGRAKPYQDMYQLAVERLGVAPEQILHVGDDLTTDVAGALRSGLQACWINDRQRSLMQVADSRLLPHIEISQLASLTALL; encoded by the coding sequence ATGCATTTTTACCGTCCGTTACGCCCACTGGCCGCGCTGACTTTCGATCTGGACGATACGCTGTATGACAACCGTCCGGTGATCAAGCAGACCGAGCATGAGTCGGTGGCCTTTTTGCAGAACTACCATCCGGGATTGAGCCATTTTCAGTCGGCGGACTTCCACCGTTTGCGGCAGGAATTGCGTGAACAGGATCCGGAGATTTACCACGACGTTACCCAATGGCGCTGGCGGGCAGTCCACCTGGCGTTGAGCCGTCAGGGGCTGCGCGATGCTGAAGCGTCCATCGGTGCCGATGCCGCCATGCAGAACTTTGCCCTGTGGCGTAGCCGGATCGATGTGCCGGCAGCCACTCACGCTACCTTGCGGGCGCTGGGGCAACGTTATCCGCTGGTGGCGATCACCAATGGCAATGCCGATCCGGCCCAGTGCGGGTTGGAGCAATACTTCCAGTTTGTGCTGCGCTCCGGGCCAGATGGCCGCGCCAAGCCGTATCAGGATATGTATCAACTGGCGGTCGAAAGGTTGGGCGTGGCGCCAGAACAAATCCTGCACGTCGGGGATGACCTGACCACAGACGTTGCCGGGGCGCTGCGTTCGGGCCTGCAGGCCTGCTGGATCAACGACCGTCAGCGGAGCCTGATGCAGGTAGCTGACAGCCGCCTGCTACCTCATATTGAGATTTCGCAGTTGGCATCGCTGACAGCATTGTTATAA
- a CDS encoding DUF484 domain-containing protein, with protein sequence MKQVDDRIATGVELDDDTVMQFLMQNPDFFMRNARLVEQMRVPHPVRGTVSLVEWHLARQRNQIIQLEEEITLLMEQASANESLFGSLLHLQADLATASSLQDMLNRLQRWARGFGLAGANIRLFADRWNIGAPSDFTHLGLTRSAFEPLRIQRLGDRYHYLGNLNGPELLLLLPQAKQVGSVALSLLGEQGDLGMVIFSSRDTQHYQQGMGTVMLGQLARMLPKLLERWIERA encoded by the coding sequence ATGAAGCAGGTTGACGATCGGATAGCCACGGGCGTTGAGCTTGATGATGACACGGTGATGCAATTTCTGATGCAGAATCCGGACTTCTTTATGCGCAATGCACGGCTGGTGGAACAGATGCGAGTGCCTCACCCGGTGCGGGGCACGGTATCGTTGGTGGAGTGGCATCTGGCGCGTCAGCGTAACCAAATCATCCAGTTGGAAGAAGAGATCACCTTGCTGATGGAGCAGGCCAGTGCCAACGAATCGCTGTTTGGCAGCCTGCTGCATCTACAGGCCGACCTGGCCACCGCCAGCAGCCTGCAGGATATGCTCAACCGCTTGCAGCGTTGGGCGCGCGGGTTTGGGCTGGCAGGGGCGAATATCCGCCTGTTTGCCGATCGCTGGAATATTGGCGCGCCGTCGGATTTCACCCATCTTGGCCTGACGCGCTCGGCGTTTGAGCCGCTGCGAATTCAACGCCTGGGCGATCGCTATCACTACCTCGGCAACCTTAATGGCCCCGAGCTGCTGCTGTTGCTGCCGCAGGCCAAACAGGTTGGCTCCGTGGCGCTGTCATTGCTGGGGGAGCAGGGCGATCTCGGCATGGTGATCTTCAGCAGCCGCGATACTCAACATTATCAACAGGGGATGGGCACCGTGATGCTCGGCCAATTGGCGCGTATGTTGCCAAAACTGTTGGAACGCTGGATAGAACGCGCATGA
- a CDS encoding IS110 family transposase, with translation MRRTPVGVDIAKHKFDVAVLLDNQKYKTKKFANTPSGCREFAAWLSRFGDCHVCMEATGSYSTELATYLADNNYHVSLMNPACIHSFGNTELARNKTDKSDAAMIARYCALHQPDPWFPAPLSERQLTALVRHLKNLEEMRQMEENRLEVAEAVIVPSLNEHIATLDELIRETKKKISQHIDDNPDLKRDSELLKSIPGVGEMLSSSLLAFAGNLRRFTSSKALVAYAGLNPQRCESGMFKGKSRLSKVGHGELRSALYMPAVVASQYNVVVKDLTERLKLRGKSGKERVCAAMRKLLQLAYGVVKSGKTFNAEIPLAG, from the coding sequence ATGCGTAGAACCCCTGTCGGCGTTGATATCGCCAAACACAAATTTGATGTCGCCGTACTGCTGGACAATCAGAAGTATAAAACCAAAAAGTTTGCCAATACCCCTTCTGGATGCCGCGAGTTCGCAGCCTGGTTGAGCCGCTTTGGCGACTGTCATGTCTGTATGGAAGCCACCGGGAGCTACAGTACGGAACTGGCCACTTATCTGGCAGACAACAACTACCACGTCAGTCTGATGAACCCGGCGTGTATCCATTCCTTCGGCAATACAGAACTGGCCCGGAACAAAACGGACAAAAGCGATGCAGCGATGATAGCCCGCTACTGCGCACTGCATCAGCCTGACCCGTGGTTCCCAGCCCCGTTGAGCGAACGCCAGTTGACCGCGTTGGTCAGGCATCTTAAGAACCTGGAAGAGATGCGTCAGATGGAAGAAAATCGCCTGGAGGTGGCCGAAGCAGTCATCGTCCCTTCACTCAATGAGCACATCGCCACGTTGGATGAACTGATACGAGAAACGAAGAAGAAAATCAGTCAGCACATCGATGATAACCCTGACCTGAAACGGGACAGCGAGTTGCTAAAAAGTATCCCTGGAGTGGGAGAGATGCTGAGCTCCAGCCTGCTGGCCTTCGCAGGAAACCTGCGTCGGTTCACCAGCAGCAAGGCCCTGGTAGCGTACGCAGGACTGAATCCACAGCGATGTGAGTCGGGGATGTTTAAAGGGAAAAGCCGGTTATCGAAAGTGGGACACGGTGAGCTACGAAGCGCGTTATACATGCCCGCGGTGGTGGCAAGCCAATACAATGTTGTGGTTAAAGACTTAACAGAAAGGCTGAAGTTGCGTGGGAAATCGGGCAAAGAGAGAGTGTGTGCGGCGATGCGAAAACTGCTGCAACTGGCCTATGGTGTGGTGAAATCAGGAAAGACATTTAATGCGGAAATACCGCTTGCCGGATAG
- the cyaY gene encoding iron donor protein CyaY, translating into MNDSEFHQLADQLMLNIEQTLDDFDGDADIDYETNGGVMTLSFENGSKIVINRQEPLHQVWLATKAGGYHFTYRDESWQCDRSGREFYELLSEAASTQSGETVSFS; encoded by the coding sequence ATGAACGATAGCGAGTTTCACCAGTTGGCCGACCAACTGATGCTGAATATTGAACAGACCCTGGACGATTTTGACGGTGATGCGGATATCGATTACGAAACCAACGGCGGGGTGATGACGCTAAGCTTCGAAAACGGCAGCAAGATTGTGATCAACCGTCAGGAGCCGTTGCACCAGGTGTGGCTGGCCACCAAGGCCGGTGGCTATCACTTTACCTATCGTGACGAGAGCTGGCAGTGCGATCGCAGCGGCCGGGAATTTTATGAGTTGCTGAGCGAAGCGGCCAGCACACAGTCCGGCGAGACGGTCAGCTTTAGCTGA
- the xerC gene encoding tyrosine recombinase XerC: MTGVAANLQPPVDAFLRYLKVERQLSPLTQISYSRQLQALIAMASELGVSEWPMLDAARVRQLAARSKRAGLQSSSLALRLSALRSFLDWLVGQGVISANPAKGIRTPRSGRHLPKNIDVDEMNQLLNIDLNDPLAVRDRAMLEVMYGAGLRLAELVGLDCRHVDLGGGEIWVLGKGSKERKLPIGRTAVTWLEHWLALRDLFAPQDDAMFLSNQGKRISARNVQKRFAEWGVKQGVNSHIHPHKLRHSFATHMLESSGDLRAVQELLGHANLTTTQIYTHLDFQHLANVYDAAHPRAKRGKS, encoded by the coding sequence ATGACCGGCGTAGCGGCCAACCTGCAACCGCCGGTGGACGCTTTCCTGCGTTATTTAAAGGTGGAGCGGCAACTCAGCCCACTGACTCAGATCAGCTATTCGCGCCAGCTGCAGGCGTTGATCGCCATGGCAAGCGAGCTGGGCGTCAGCGAATGGCCGATGCTGGATGCCGCCAGAGTGCGTCAGCTGGCAGCCCGCAGTAAGCGCGCCGGGTTACAGTCTTCCAGCCTGGCGCTGCGCCTCTCTGCATTGCGCAGTTTTCTGGACTGGCTGGTCGGCCAGGGCGTGATAAGCGCTAACCCCGCCAAAGGCATTCGCACACCGCGTAGTGGCCGTCATTTGCCGAAGAATATCGACGTCGATGAAATGAACCAACTGCTGAACATCGATCTCAACGATCCGCTGGCGGTTCGCGATCGTGCGATGCTGGAAGTAATGTACGGGGCCGGGCTGCGTCTGGCTGAACTGGTGGGGCTGGATTGCCGCCATGTCGATCTGGGCGGCGGTGAGATCTGGGTGCTGGGGAAAGGCAGCAAAGAACGTAAATTGCCGATAGGCCGTACGGCGGTCACCTGGCTGGAACACTGGCTGGCGCTGCGCGATCTGTTTGCGCCGCAGGATGATGCCATGTTCCTCTCCAATCAAGGCAAGCGCATCTCGGCGCGCAACGTACAAAAACGTTTTGCCGAGTGGGGCGTCAAGCAGGGCGTCAACAGCCATATCCACCCGCACAAGCTGCGCCACTCCTTTGCCACCCATATGCTGGAATCGAGCGGCGATCTGCGCGCGGTGCAGGAGCTGCTGGGGCACGCCAACCTGACCACCACGCAAATTTATACCCACCTCGACTTTCAACATCTGGCGAACGTGTACGATGCCGCGCATCCACGCGCCAAACGAGGGAAATCCTGA
- the lptM gene encoding LPS translocon maturation chaperone LptM, whose translation MKKQLRYALMAVLLVGLSGCGLKGPLYFPPKDKPAEQPVTSAGTVSKNQQEPAGTQQQPSMSNQ comes from the coding sequence ATGAAAAAACAACTACGCTATGCGCTGATGGCCGTTTTGCTGGTCGGGCTCTCTGGCTGTGGCCTGAAGGGCCCGCTGTATTTTCCACCGAAGGACAAACCGGCAGAGCAACCGGTAACCAGTGCTGGTACCGTTAGCAAGAACCAACAAGAACCCGCTGGCACTCAGCAGCAACCGTCGATGAGCAATCAGTAA
- the dapF gene encoding diaminopimelate epimerase: MQFSKMHGLGNDFMVVDAVTQNVYFSPELIRRLADRHLGVGFDQMLVVEPPYDPELDFHYRIFNADGSEVAQCGNGARCFARFVRLKGLTNKRDIRVSTQTGRMILSVTDDDLVCVNMGEPNFDPQIVPFRATKAEKTYIMRAAEHTVLCGVVSMGNPHCVLQVDDVKTAKVELLGPVLEGHDRFPERANIGFMQVVSREHIKLRVYERGAGETQACGSGACAAVAVGIQQELLAEEVHVELPGGSLHIRWKGPGEPLFMTGPATHVYDGFIHL; this comes from the coding sequence ATGCAGTTCTCCAAAATGCACGGTTTAGGCAACGACTTTATGGTGGTCGATGCCGTTACACAGAACGTCTATTTTTCACCTGAGCTGATCCGCCGCCTGGCCGACCGGCATTTGGGCGTGGGTTTTGACCAGATGCTGGTGGTAGAACCGCCGTACGATCCCGAACTCGATTTCCATTACCGCATTTTCAATGCTGACGGTAGTGAAGTGGCCCAGTGCGGCAACGGCGCCCGCTGTTTTGCCCGCTTTGTGCGCTTGAAAGGCTTGACCAACAAACGTGATATCCGCGTCAGCACCCAGACCGGGCGCATGATCCTGAGCGTCACCGATGATGACCTGGTGTGCGTCAATATGGGTGAACCGAATTTCGATCCGCAGATCGTGCCGTTTCGCGCCACCAAAGCGGAAAAAACCTACATTATGCGCGCGGCGGAACATACGGTGCTGTGCGGTGTGGTCTCGATGGGTAACCCACACTGTGTGTTGCAGGTGGACGACGTGAAAACCGCCAAGGTGGAGCTGCTGGGTCCGGTACTGGAAGGGCACGATCGCTTCCCGGAACGCGCCAACATCGGCTTTATGCAGGTGGTGAGCCGTGAGCACATCAAACTGCGGGTTTATGAGCGCGGTGCCGGTGAAACGCAGGCCTGTGGCAGTGGTGCCTGCGCCGCCGTGGCGGTGGGCATTCAGCAAGAACTGCTGGCGGAAGAGGTGCATGTTGAACTGCCCGGCGGTAGCCTGCATATCCGCTGGAAAGGGCCAGGGGAGCCGTTATTTATGACCGGCCCGGCCACCCATGTTTATGACGGATTTATTCACTTATGA